Proteins encoded together in one Anoxybacillus flavithermus window:
- a CDS encoding IS110 family transposase: protein MKLYVGIDVSSTDLYTCIMDQEGNTCAQFKVDNHLLGATFLRDQILLWANKLQPSEILIGMEATSVYSWHPAMFFHQQEELKSWNVKVFTINPKLIRKFKEAYTDLDKTDGIDAWIIADRLRFGRLKVTAVMQEQFIALQRLTRMRYHLVHQLTREKQYFLQHLFYKCSSFTQEVDSSVFGHAILELLLESFSLDEISQMDVQQLADFLRQKGRNRFADPECIAKSIQKAARSSYRLSKCVEDSIDLLLGLSIQSIRSLQAQIKELDKAITRHLEGIPNTLQTIPGIGPVYAAGILAEIGQIERFDNQAALAKYAGLTWSKHQSGRFQAEETSLIRSGNRYLRYYLVEAANSVQRHDASFRTYYRKKYEEVPKHQHKRALVLTARKLVRVIDALLRNGQIYTPRKGEDR from the coding sequence ATGAAACTCTACGTCGGGATTGACGTGAGCTCAACGGACTTATACACGTGTATCATGGATCAAGAAGGAAACACGTGCGCCCAATTCAAGGTGGACAATCATCTCCTTGGCGCGACCTTCCTTCGCGATCAAATCCTCCTGTGGGCCAACAAGCTCCAACCATCCGAAATTCTCATCGGGATGGAAGCCACTTCGGTCTACAGCTGGCATCCAGCGATGTTTTTCCACCAACAGGAGGAGCTGAAGTCTTGGAATGTCAAGGTGTTTACCATCAATCCAAAGCTCATTCGCAAATTTAAAGAAGCGTACACTGACTTGGATAAAACGGACGGCATCGATGCGTGGATCATCGCCGATCGGCTTCGCTTTGGCCGTTTGAAAGTGACAGCTGTCATGCAAGAACAGTTTATCGCCCTTCAACGGCTCACGCGCATGCGCTATCATCTCGTCCATCAGCTGACTCGGGAAAAGCAGTACTTCCTCCAACACTTGTTTTACAAGTGCAGTTCCTTTACCCAAGAGGTGGACAGCTCCGTGTTCGGACATGCCATCTTAGAGCTTCTTCTCGAGTCGTTTAGCTTAGACGAAATCAGTCAGATGGACGTGCAACAGCTCGCTGACTTCTTGCGCCAAAAAGGACGCAATCGCTTTGCCGATCCGGAATGCATCGCCAAGTCCATTCAAAAGGCGGCTCGTTCGTCGTATCGGCTTTCCAAATGTGTCGAGGATTCCATCGACTTGCTTTTAGGGCTATCGATTCAATCCATCCGTAGCCTTCAAGCGCAAATTAAAGAGCTAGATAAAGCGATTACTCGCCATTTGGAAGGCATCCCAAATACGTTACAAACGATTCCCGGCATTGGTCCGGTCTACGCCGCTGGCATCTTAGCCGAAATTGGACAAATCGAGCGCTTTGACAACCAAGCCGCCTTAGCAAAGTATGCAGGTTTGACTTGGTCTAAGCACCAGTCCGGTCGGTTCCAAGCCGAGGAGACTTCCCTCATTCGTTCCGGCAATCGCTATCTCCGTTACTACCTAGTGGAGGCTGCCAACTCGGTACAACGGCATGATGCGTCGTTTCGCACCTATTACCGGAAGAAGTATGAGGAAGTACCAAAGCACCAACACAAACGAGCCCTCGTCCTCACCGCTCGAAAACTCGTGCGTGTGATCGATGCGCTGCTACGCAACGGTCAAATCTACACGCCAAGAAAGGGGGAAGATCGATAG
- the recX gene encoding recombination regulator RecX produces the protein MWIEKIEVDRKNAERFYVHFVKEDGEKQIMSVDQDVLIEYRLKKGMTVTEEQWMEMMKKDDEKQAYKMALRFLAYRMRSKQEVVDYLKKKDIDVRTIEQVIAKLQQERYIDDEQFAHAYVQTQVNTTMKGPYVIYKELMDKGISEDVIAQAMERYTEDMQRDKAIKWVEKINKQSKKRSHQEQKAYIAQLLHMKGFPSHIVEMAKQHMIADDGAEWEALVYYGEKAHRRYEKYDRYTYEQKMKQALYRKGFSLSSIEKFLEKKREE, from the coding sequence ATGTGGATTGAAAAAATTGAAGTGGATCGAAAAAATGCTGAACGTTTTTACGTTCATTTTGTGAAAGAAGATGGAGAGAAACAAATCATGTCTGTTGATCAAGACGTATTGATTGAGTATCGCCTAAAAAAAGGAATGACCGTAACAGAAGAGCAATGGATGGAAATGATGAAAAAAGATGATGAAAAACAAGCGTATAAGATGGCGCTTCGTTTTTTAGCTTACCGTATGCGCTCGAAACAAGAAGTTGTTGACTATTTGAAAAAAAAGGACATAGATGTTCGGACGATTGAACAAGTGATTGCAAAGCTACAACAGGAACGATATATAGACGATGAGCAATTTGCACATGCGTACGTGCAAACGCAAGTAAATACGACAATGAAAGGACCTTATGTGATTTATAAAGAGCTAATGGATAAAGGGATAAGTGAAGATGTGATCGCACAAGCGATGGAACGCTATACAGAGGATATGCAACGAGACAAAGCGATCAAGTGGGTGGAAAAAATAAATAAGCAATCGAAAAAACGGTCGCATCAAGAACAAAAAGCATACATTGCACAACTGTTGCATATGAAAGGTTTTCCTTCACATATTGTTGAAATGGCAAAACAGCATATGATTGCAGATGATGGAGCGGAATGGGAAGCGCTCGTATATTACGGGGAAAAAGCACATCGCCGCTATGAAAAATACGACCGTTATACGTACGAGCAAAAAATGAAACAAGCATTGTACCGAAAAGGCTTTTCGCTTTCATCCATTGAAAAATTTTTAGAAAAGAAAAGGGAGGAATAA
- a CDS encoding YpzG family protein: MGKHWRKKFYDNRYSDPFPQPWANPKHAHAQVNGETQQSQSLMILHSEVSKRKI; the protein is encoded by the coding sequence ATGGGTAAACATTGGCGTAAAAAATTTTATGATAACCGTTATTCCGATCCTTTCCCACAGCCATGGGCGAACCCGAAACACGCTCATGCGCAAGTAAACGGTGAAACACAACAATCGCAAAGTTTAATGATTCTACATTCTGAAGTAAGCAAACGGAAAATTTAA
- the mutY gene encoding A/G-specific adenine glycosylase, with amino-acid sequence MNVKENVQQILDHFHIEQFQHDLIHWFVKEQRDLPWRKEKDPYKIWVSEVMLQQTRVDTVIPYFYKFIEKFPTLDALADAEEKEVLKAWEGLGYYSRIRNLHAAVKEVKEKYNGCVPASKEQFSSLKGVGPYTTGAVLSIAYDIPEPAVDGNVMRVLSRIFYITDDIAKGSTRKKFEQLVSCIIAHDNPSDFNQALMELGALICTPKNPSCLLCPVQRHCRAFAEGMEKQLPVKTKAKAPKHVAFRAIVLVNEDGNILIEKRPSSGLLANLWQFPNDEHAPTADDQTFIKEISERYGVVTRSVQQIGTFQHVFSHVVWHIEAYKGEAIGLTVDIPTRKWVTIEELASYAFPVVYQKIWQAYE; translated from the coding sequence ATGAACGTGAAAGAAAATGTACAACAAATATTGGACCATTTTCATATTGAGCAATTTCAGCACGATTTAATTCATTGGTTCGTCAAAGAACAACGCGATTTGCCTTGGCGAAAAGAAAAAGATCCGTACAAAATATGGGTATCGGAAGTGATGTTGCAACAAACGCGCGTCGATACCGTCATCCCTTACTTTTATAAGTTTATTGAAAAGTTCCCGACTTTAGACGCGTTAGCTGACGCAGAGGAAAAAGAAGTGTTGAAAGCATGGGAAGGGCTTGGGTATTATTCGCGCATTCGCAATTTACATGCAGCGGTAAAAGAAGTGAAAGAAAAATACAATGGATGTGTGCCGGCATCGAAGGAACAATTTTCGTCGTTGAAAGGAGTTGGACCATATACAACGGGTGCGGTATTAAGCATCGCTTACGACATTCCCGAGCCCGCGGTAGATGGAAATGTCATGCGGGTGTTATCGCGCATTTTTTATATAACAGATGACATTGCAAAAGGGAGCACGCGAAAAAAGTTTGAACAACTTGTTTCTTGTATCATTGCGCACGATAATCCGTCTGATTTTAACCAAGCGTTAATGGAGCTTGGCGCGCTCATATGTACACCGAAAAATCCGAGTTGTTTATTATGCCCTGTTCAACGACATTGTCGTGCGTTTGCAGAAGGGATGGAGAAGCAGCTGCCAGTAAAAACGAAAGCGAAAGCACCGAAGCATGTTGCCTTCCGTGCCATTGTGCTCGTCAATGAGGACGGAAACATATTGATTGAAAAACGACCAAGTAGCGGATTATTAGCGAATTTATGGCAGTTTCCAAATGACGAGCATGCCCCGACAGCAGACGACCAAACGTTTATAAAGGAAATAAGCGAAAGATATGGTGTTGTGACTCGTTCAGTACAACAAATTGGTACGTTTCAACATGTGTTCTCCCACGTTGTATGGCACATTGAAGCGTATAAAGGAGAAGCGATTGGGCTTACAGTAGATATTCCAACGCGCAAGTGGGTAACGATCGAGGAGCTTGCATCTTACGCATTTCCAGTTGTGTACCAAAAAATATGGCAAGCGTATGAGTAA
- a CDS encoding YfhH family protein, with amino-acid sequence MEQKRYSEMSEWELKQEIAMLTEKARKAEQMGMVNEYAVYERKIAMAKAYLLNPNDFQPGEFYEIEGDPQSLFKLQYMNGVFAWGYRLNDPNTEVALPISLLKKRG; translated from the coding sequence ATGGAACAAAAACGATATAGTGAAATGAGTGAATGGGAATTAAAACAAGAGATCGCCATGTTAACGGAAAAAGCACGAAAAGCAGAACAGATGGGCATGGTAAATGAATATGCGGTGTATGAGCGGAAAATTGCGATGGCGAAAGCATATTTATTAAACCCGAATGATTTTCAACCGGGAGAATTTTACGAAATTGAAGGAGATCCGCAGTCGTTATTTAAACTTCAATATATGAATGGTGTGTTCGCATGGGGCTATCGTTTGAACGATCCGAATACAGAAGTGGCGCTGCCTATTTCATTGTTAAAGAAAAGAGGTTGA
- a CDS encoding metal-dependent hydrolase produces MDTGTHVLMGFALGGLATLDPTIANDPTLAHAVLIGTIIGSQAPDIDTVLKLKNNAKYIRNHRGITHSIPALFVWTLLISVALFYVYGASFFHIALWTFIAVSFHVFVDIFNSYGTQALRPFSKKWVALGIINTFDPFIFIIHLAGVILWLNGHHAGYTFLAVYVVLIGYYIIRFRQQQAIKRKIKQMFSDVEQIITVPTIKWNEWHLAVTTSTHFYVARSQRGAINVLDIFEKCPIPNIPVIEKAKQDENLVAFLSFSPVYRWEVHEYDDHYEVRFIDLRYRSKDYYPFVAVVQLDRDLNIVSSYTGWIFNEKKLRKKLELIPG; encoded by the coding sequence TTGGATACTGGTACACACGTTTTAATGGGATTTGCATTAGGTGGATTAGCGACGCTCGATCCAACGATTGCGAACGATCCGACGCTAGCTCACGCGGTGCTCATCGGCACGATCATCGGCTCGCAAGCACCTGATATCGACACTGTTTTAAAATTAAAAAATAACGCCAAATATATTCGCAACCATCGCGGCATCACCCATTCCATCCCCGCGTTATTTGTTTGGACGCTGCTCATTAGCGTTGCCCTTTTTTACGTGTATGGTGCATCGTTTTTTCACATCGCGCTTTGGACGTTTATCGCTGTCAGTTTTCATGTGTTTGTCGATATTTTTAATTCGTATGGCACGCAAGCATTACGTCCTTTTTCAAAAAAATGGGTCGCCCTCGGTATCATCAATACATTCGACCCGTTCATTTTTATCATTCACTTAGCTGGTGTCATCCTATGGCTGAACGGGCACCATGCTGGGTATACGTTTCTCGCTGTGTACGTTGTGCTCATTGGTTACTATATCATCCGCTTTCGTCAACAACAAGCAATAAAGCGCAAGATCAAACAAATGTTTTCGGATGTCGAACAAATCATTACCGTACCGACAATAAAATGGAATGAATGGCATTTAGCTGTGACAACATCAACCCACTTTTACGTTGCTCGCTCGCAAAGAGGGGCGATTAACGTACTCGACATATTCGAAAAATGCCCTATTCCAAACATTCCTGTCATTGAAAAAGCAAAACAAGATGAAAATTTAGTGGCATTTTTGTCGTTCTCACCAGTATATCGTTGGGAAGTTCATGAGTATGACGACCATTATGAAGTGCGTTTTATTGATTTGCGTTACCGAAGCAAAGATTATTATCCATTTGTTGCGGTCGTGCAGCTTGATCGCGACTTAAATATTGTTAGCTCCTATACAGGATGGATTTTTAACGAGAAGAAATTGCGTAAAAAACTAGAACTTATTCCAGGCTAA
- a CDS encoding gamma-type small acid-soluble spore protein, producing MKPNKTAAGTNIQHVKQQNAGQYGTEFATETDVQHVKQQNAKSEAKKS from the coding sequence ATGAAACCAAACAAAACAGCAGCAGGAACAAACATTCAACATGTAAAACAACAAAACGCTGGCCAGTATGGGACAGAGTTTGCGACTGAAACTGATGTTCAACACGTGAAGCAACAAAATGCAAAATCAGAAGCAAAGAAAAGCTAA
- a CDS encoding small, acid-soluble spore protein K has product MGNKERGFPNQNNEKLEGEPRAKAEYASKRANGTINTHPQERMHASSQRGDIEEE; this is encoded by the coding sequence GTGGGCAATAAAGAACGAGGCTTTCCGAATCAAAACAACGAAAAATTAGAAGGTGAGCCACGCGCAAAAGCGGAATACGCATCAAAACGTGCAAACGGCACGATTAATACGCACCCTCAAGAACGAATGCACGCATCAAGTCAACGTGGCGACATCGAGGAGGAATAA
- a CDS encoding FUSC family protein, translating to MRLGARVFKTGIAITFALVLAKLLQLPSPVFAGISAVFAMQPTIYRSYLSLIEQVQANVIGAVFAIVFTLIFGHDPFIIGLTAILVIALFLRLRLESSISVALVTVIAIMEYTGEHFIEFALIRFSTIMLGVLSAFVVNLVFLPPKYEKKLYTKIVEYTEQILKWIRMNIRHASEHHLLKEDIEKFKENMMKLDQLYLLYKEERTYFRKHKYSKSRKLVLYRQMIVATNRALETLKLLHRLENELSHTPAELQDAIKNELDCLLNYHDQILLKFIGKAKSDPQSQFATEACSGKKGLIRSFLNHYVEQSVEQENYQLFPLIGAIIEYSHQLEHLDTLIESFHHYHKEEHVVPTPEQE from the coding sequence ATGAGACTTGGAGCCCGCGTCTTTAAAACCGGGATTGCGATTACATTTGCATTAGTTTTAGCAAAATTGTTGCAGTTACCTTCCCCTGTATTTGCTGGCATTTCTGCTGTATTTGCGATGCAACCGACCATTTACCGTTCATACTTGTCCTTAATTGAACAAGTGCAAGCAAATGTCATCGGTGCGGTTTTTGCGATTGTTTTTACACTTATTTTCGGACACGATCCGTTTATTATCGGATTAACTGCCATTTTAGTTATTGCGTTATTTCTTCGTCTTCGTTTAGAATCTTCCATTTCTGTCGCGCTTGTAACGGTCATCGCAATTATGGAATATACGGGGGAACACTTTATTGAATTTGCGCTTATTCGCTTTTCTACGATTATGTTAGGTGTGTTGTCCGCGTTTGTCGTGAATTTAGTTTTCCTTCCACCGAAATACGAGAAAAAACTATATACGAAAATTGTCGAATATACAGAACAAATTTTAAAATGGATTCGCATGAATATTCGCCATGCATCTGAGCACCATCTGTTGAAGGAAGATATTGAAAAGTTTAAAGAGAACATGATGAAACTTGACCAACTTTATTTACTCTACAAAGAAGAACGAACGTATTTCCGTAAACATAAATATAGTAAGTCGCGCAAACTTGTCCTGTATCGACAAATGATTGTTGCAACAAACCGCGCCTTAGAGACGTTAAAGCTACTGCATCGTTTAGAAAACGAGCTGTCGCATACACCTGCTGAACTTCAAGATGCAATAAAAAACGAACTCGATTGTTTATTAAATTACCACGACCAAATATTGCTGAAGTTTATCGGGAAAGCAAAATCTGATCCACAATCACAATTTGCAACGGAAGCGTGTTCTGGAAAAAAAGGATTAATTCGCTCGTTTTTAAACCATTATGTTGAACAAAGCGTCGAACAAGAAAATTATCAACTATTTCCTCTGATCGGAGCGATTATTGAATATAGTCACCAACTTGAACATTTAGACACACTGATCGAAAGTTTCCATCATTATCATAAAGAAGAACATGTCGTGCCTACTCCTGAACAAGAATAA
- a CDS encoding DUF402 domain-containing protein, giving the protein MEYPQTGAIIQIHSYKHDGHIHRAWKETVVLKGSEEEIIGGNDRTLVTEADGRTWVTREPAICFFYEKHWFNIIAMIRAEGVYYYCNISSPYVWDGEALKYIDYDLDIKVFPNGQYEILDRDEYERHRDEMNYPEIIDKILKNNIQKLIQWIKEKKGPFAPEVVEHWYKKFIMYGK; this is encoded by the coding sequence ATGGAGTATCCACAGACAGGGGCGATCATTCAAATTCATAGTTATAAACATGACGGTCATATCCACCGAGCGTGGAAGGAAACAGTTGTGTTAAAAGGAAGCGAAGAAGAAATCATTGGCGGCAACGATCGCACACTTGTGACAGAAGCAGATGGGAGAACGTGGGTGACACGCGAGCCGGCCATTTGTTTTTTTTATGAGAAGCATTGGTTTAACATTATTGCGATGATTCGTGCAGAAGGTGTGTATTACTATTGCAATATCAGCTCGCCTTACGTTTGGGATGGGGAAGCGCTCAAATATATTGATTATGATTTAGATATTAAAGTATTTCCGAACGGACAGTATGAAATATTAGATCGCGATGAATATGAACGACATCGCGACGAAATGAACTATCCTGAAATTATTGATAAGATTTTAAAAAATAACATTCAAAAATTAATTCAATGGATTAAAGAAAAAAAGGGACCGTTTGCCCCTGAAGTGGTCGAACATTGGTATAAAAAGTTTATTATGTATGGAAAGTGA